From one Culex quinquefasciatus strain JHB chromosome 3, VPISU_Cqui_1.0_pri_paternal, whole genome shotgun sequence genomic stretch:
- the LOC6047436 gene encoding uncharacterized protein LOC6047436 isoform X2 — protein MEVAVLKPENPEDLRGNGNNNNNNGAMASCDKLLEDVSPVAAAAVMTSSVASLLDDTTPSDSGIQLLDSESSGGLNESMISSAGGFDFAELQNNNKMALDSPVKEEDLGKFVEIDIQQGEKEEVVPVATAEEVEQAISQVPDEMVSSTCSTFDTENIVYRRRAKKVVPAANKTPKKRVSFHEDILKNTKTDNIHIEHGFITYKSGASKNKQQIGGKGGRYSWCTEYGAGGDDDGYDLGDEDSGENRQYVYRNACSDVLDYGKTDVFENIEDEKHYVKYDNSGVFEYGPPTAAEHHQQQQQQQRKDFYKCACSDSNSSLDSGSSNEGGAAAANYKQGKSNSCECIGGGGGQQNNNNVISDNCYYSEPNIEHLDEFNGNVGVGAAAAAGEKVVKSVWSKEKKPKSSCLKKTKRNMMYTNVVVPEYDLTKKVKKFNVHHRSVIDNSKMIFGSLKDIFGISLPERGVPEGSEDLSTVRECIPESNEPMIDDFTVVQKPKNFLSKSLDGGFGGGGAKAKGNVKKYVHNVDEQLRRKNDEDLYAPSRKNSVEEEEKQRVEEEEEVVVQKPSDLPLAEQPRPAYRNKYIINGESTVFEHTGVSYCYDEEEGKSQATDDGIGTPKDLPIGESTSGSFIGKTQIKKKLSNIFQKMNVIGSNATTPSPSAAQAPAPLPPVPLLSRSGGDGALEEPKGLEQPTRMESSTISSCGSDHSSSVLSETKGGGTTPRENTNRELVSPRSSSKNRHLASPMRKKSLTTRLEPNSSRARMSPDLFNPAAAGRHHLVTLADEFDDILTVTTSNETDKDSSNDLVILDYPSTSSTPTPDGGEVPGEKVSPFVVPSSRRYNPMTASTSSASTSKSSLINRFLRNVTQKKILEATIKQNSFFQAKLGTERKLFESLVPKGVKALNRDLIEDLNAEIAMEIELSSSACQLDRIQLNEAHLDQGGYGLSLGEIKFDGGGVGVGEIPVDVFNGNRLHIFRNENEVLMKAFKLYNGYSREGYMTPVLVLLTDKTLYVTDQVQNRLCNKFVLPYSELDVILVGPYGNTVLLSNSARDMQQVLLAGGPYPADGLVSSLELCARRGGSVLPAIGQLTLDHLAPLQAFVRDNSNVSREDIWKYYAVVNVPAGTLGGEEEPLGPHIKGPLMHRRMSHAGFVDHWSAGYFLLKAGVLYLFGDASQKLPTWAVALAECQGARRSLNSGRPYCFELLLRTGALQLAAPDEYVASDWLQALVQAASGLFELQERRRTLGCTLIMTSNHLLTLREDFSAPLRRSTGAGGHSSANSSLMLSPAKENVNPNAQLPGGASRKLSNSNVLDTSSEISSIRSTGSTPTRFNSDRRSNSTTSTPTRGAANLQSPSRSYRPGSSIDAIIGTTGDDRSHTNMSSFYGKNSGVEVLTCASIDEMSAVKIPAISSNWWCILEFECQEVRENSDDLVVFFSTSSEQERFLSMLESIWHSKKEDPFPASIMTSGDDLYQHCSKLFLEINRSWEPLLTAALGYPQ, from the exons ATGGAGGTGGCCGTTTTAAAACCGG AAAACCCGGAAGACCTTCGAGGAAacggcaacaacaacaataacaatggTGCAATGGCCAGTTGTGACAAACTGCTGGAGGACGTGAGCCCGGTGGCGGCTGCAGCCGTCATGACAAGTAGCGTGGCCAGCCTGTTGGACGATACGACTCCCAGCGATTCCGGCATCCAGCTGCTGGATTCGGAGTCCAGTGGTGGGTTGAACGAGTCGATGATCTCCAGCGCCGGGGGGTTTGACTTTGCCGAGCTgcagaacaacaacaaaatggcCCTGGACAGTCCGGTGAAGGAGGAAGACCTCGGGAAGTTTGTCGAGATTGACATCCAGCAGGGGGAGAAGGAAGAGGTTGTGCCGGTGGCAACCGCTGAGGAAGTCGAGCAAGCAATCAGCCAGGTGCCGGACGAGATGGTGTCGAGCACCTGTTCGACGTTCGACACGGAGAACATTGTGTACCGGCGGCGGGCGAAGAAAGTGGTTCCGGCGGCAAACAAAACCCCGAAGAAGCGGGTTTCCTTTCAcgaagatattttgaaaaataccaaAACGGATAACATTCACATTGAGCATGGGTTCATTACGTACAAATCGGGTGCGAGCAAGAACAAGCAGCAGATTGGGGGCAAGGGCGGAAGGTACTCGTGGTGCACGGAGTACGGCGCTGGCGGTGACGATGACGGGTACGATCTTGGGGATGAGGACTCGGGCGAGAATCGGCAGTACGTGTACAGGAATGCGTGCTCGGACGTGCTGGATTATGGCAAAACTG ACGTTTTCGAGAACATCGAGGACGAGAAGCACTACGTCAAGTACGACAACTCGGGCGTGTTCGAGTACGGCCCGCCAACGGCGGCGGAACatcaccagcaacaacaacaacagcagcgcaAAGACTTCTACAAGTGCGCCTGCTCGGACTCAAACAGCAGCTTGGACTCGGGAAGTAGCAACGAAGGAGGCGCTGCGGCCGCAAATTACAAGCAGGGCAAGTCCAACAGCTGCGAGTGCATTGGCGGTGGCGGCGGTCAGCAGAACAATAACAATGTCATTTCGGACAATTGCTACTACAGCGAGCcaaacattgaacatctggACGAGTTTAATGGGAATGTTGGGGTGGGGGCTGCGGCTGCGGCTGGGGAGAAGGTGGTCAAGTCGGTTTGGAGTAAGGAGAAGAAACCCAAGAGTAGCTGCTTGAAGAAGACGAAGCGGAACATGATGTACACGAACGTGGTGGTGCCGGAGTACGATCTGACGAAGAAGGTGAAGAAGTTTAATGTGCACCATAGGTCGGTGATTGATAATAGCAAGATGATCTTCGGGTCGTTGAAGGATATCTTTGGGATTTCGCTGCCGGAGAGGGGAGTTCCGGAGGGTTCGGAAGATTTGTCTACGGTGCGGGAGTGCATCCCGGAGTCGAACGAGCCGATGATTGACGACTTTACCGTGGTGCAGAAGCCGAAGAACTTCCTGTCGAAGAGTTTGGACGGGGGATTCGGAGGAGGGGGTGCTAAGGCGAAGGGGAACGTGAAGAAGTACGTGCACAATGTGGATGAGCAGCTGCGTCGGAAGAACGATGAGGATTTGTACGCGCCGAGCAGGAAGAACAGCGTTGAAGAGGAGGAGAAGCAGcgggtggaggaggaggaggaagttGTGGTTCAGAAGCCGAGCGATTTGCCGTTGGCGGAACAGCCCAGACCTGCGTACAGGAACAAGTACATCATCAACGGGGAGAGTACCGTGTTTGAGCACACCGGAGTGTCGTACTGCTACGACGAGGAAGAGGGCAAGTCGCAGGCTACCGACGACGGCATCGGAACTCCGAAGGACCTCCCGATCGGGGAATCTACCAGCGGTTCCTTCATCGGCAAAACGCAAATCAAGAAGAAGCTTTCGAACATTTTCCAGAAAATGAACGTAATTGGGTCGAACGCGACAACGCCGTCACCTTCGGCGGCGCAAGCTCCAGCCCCATTGCCCCCGGTTCCACTGCTGAGCCGTAGTGGCGGCGACGGAGCGCTGGAAGAACCGAAGGGGCTCGAGCAGCCAACCCGGATGGAAAGCAGCACCATTTCTTCGTGCGGCAGTGATCACAGCTCGTCGGTGCTGTCCGAGACTAAGGGAGGTGGGACAACTCCTCGTGAGAATACCAACCGCGAGCTCGTCTCACCGCGAAGTTCCTCCAAGAACCGCCATCTGGCGTCCCCAATGCGGAAGAAGTCGCTCACGACGCGGCTCGAGCCGAACTCCTCGCGGGCCCGCATGAGTCCGGACTTGTTCAACCCGGCGGCCGCGGGGCGCCATCATCTGGTGACCCTGGCGGACGAGTTTGACGACATTTTGACGGTGACCACCAGCAACGAGACGGACAAGGACAGCTCGAACGACTTGGTGATTCTGGACTACCCGTCGACGAGTAGCACGCCGACGCCGGACGGCGGAGAGGTCCCTGGGGAGAAGGTCAGTCCGTTCGTGGTGCCGTCGTCGCGACGGTACAACCCGATGACGGCGTCCACCAGCTCCGCTTCGACGTCCAAGAGTTCGTTGATCAACCGGTTCTTGCGGAACGTCACGCAGAAGAAGATTCTGGAGGCGACCATCAAGCAGAACAGCTTCTTCCAGGCCAAGCTGGGCACCGAGCGGAAGCTGTTTGAGAGTCTCGTGCCGAAGGGGGTGAAGGCGCTGAACCGGGACCTGATTGAAGATCTGAACGCGGAGATCGCGATGGAGATCGAGCTGAGCTCGTCGGCTTGCCAGCTGGACCGGATTCAGCTGAACGAGGCCCACCTGGACCAGGGCGGGTACGGACTGTCGCTCGGGGAGATCAAGTTCGACGGGGGTGGCGTTGGGGTCGGGGAAATTCCAGTGGACGTCTTCAACGGGAACCGATTGCACATCTTCCGCAACGAGAACGAGGTGCTGATGAAGGCGTTCAAGCTGTACAACGGATACTCCCGGGAGGGGTACATGACACCGGTGCTGGTTCTCCTAACCGACAAAACGCTCTACGTCACGGATCAGGTGCAGAACCGGCTCTGCAACAAGTTCGTTCTGCCGTACTCGGAGCTGGACGTCATCCTGGTTGGTCCGTACGGAAATACCGTCCTGTTGAGCAACTCTGCACGAGACATGCAGCAGGTGCTGCTCGCCGGAGGTCCCTACCCGGCGGATGGCCTGGTCTCCAGCTTGGAACTGTGCGCTCGACGGGGTGGATCCGTCCTGCCGGCGATCGGACAACTAACCCTGGACCATCTTGCCCCGCTGCAAGCCTTTGTACGGGATAACTCCAACGTGAGTCGAGAGGACATCTGGAAGTACTACGCCGTGGTCAACGTGCCCGCCGGAACTCTCGGCGGCGAGGAGGAACCGCTGGGACCGCACATCAAGGGACCTCTCATGCACCGACGGATGTCCCACGCCGGCTTCGTGGACCACTGGTCCGCTGGATACTTTTTACTGAA GGCGGGAGTCCTGTACCTGTTCGGGGACGCCAGCCAGAAGCTTCCAACCTGGGCCGTCGCACTCGCCGAGTGCCAAGGCGCCCGCCGTTCGCTCAACTCCGGCCGACCGTACTGCTTCGAGCTGTTGCTGCGCACCGGCGCCCTCCAGCTGGCCGCTCCCGACGAGTACGTCGCGTCCGACTGGCTCCAGGCGCTGGTCCAAGCGGCCAGCGGG CTCTTCGAGCTCCAGGAACGCCGCCGTACGCTCGGCTGCACGCTCATCATGACCTCGAACCACCTGCTCACGCTGCGCGAGGACTTTAGCGCTCCGCTGCGCCGGTCTACCGGCGCAGGAGGTCACTCCAGCGCCAACTCCAGCTTGATGCTGTCCCCGGCGAAGGAGAACGTCAACCCGAACGCGCAGCTTCCCGGTGGAGCATCCAGAAAGCTCAGCAATTCCAACGTTCTGGACACGTCGTCGGAG ATAAGTTCGATCCGCTCGACGGGCAGCACGCCGACGCGGTTCAACAGCGACCGGCGCTCCAACTCGACGACGAGTACGCCGACCAGGGGTGCCGCCAACCTGCAGTCCCCGTCGCGGAGCTACCGGCCGGGCTCGTCGATTGACGCCATCATCGGGACCACCGGGGACGATCGGAGCCACACCAACATGAGCAGCTTCTACGGGAAGAACTCGGGCGTGGAGGTGCTGACGTGCGCGAGCATCGACGAGATGAGCGCCGTCAAGATTCCGGCCATCTCGTCGAATTGGTGGTGCATTCTG GAATTCGAATGCCAAGAGGTGCGCGAAAACTCGGACGACCTGGTGGTGTTCTTCTCGACCAGTTCCGAGCAGGAACGGTTCCTGTCGATGCTGGAGTCCATCTGGCACTCGAAGAAG GAGGATCCCTTCCCGGCGTCCATCATGACCAGCGGGGACGACCTGTACCAGCACTGTTCGAAGCTGTTCCTCGAGATCAACCGGTCGTGGGAACCGCTGCTGACGGCCGCCCTCGGTTATCCGCAGTAA
- the LOC6047436 gene encoding uncharacterized protein LOC6047436 isoform X1 gives MEVAVLKPENPEDLRGNGNNNNNNGAMASCDKLLEDVSPVAAAAVMTSSVASLLDDTTPSDSGIQLLDSESSGGLNESMISSAGGFDFAELQNNNKMALDSPVKEEDLGKFVEIDIQQGEKEEVVPVATAEEVEQAISQVPDEMVSSTCSTFDTENIVYRRRAKKVVPAANKTPKKRVSFHEDILKNTKTDNIHIEHGFITYKSGASKNKQQIGGKGGRYSWCTEYGAGGDDDGYDLGDEDSGENRQYVYRNACSDVLDYGKTDVFENIEDEKHYVKYDNSGVFEYGPPTAAEHHQQQQQQQRKDFYKCACSDSNSSLDSGSSNEGGAAAANYKQGKSNSCECIGGGGGQQNNNNVISDNCYYSEPNIEHLDEFNGNVGVGAAAAAGEKVVKSVWSKEKKPKSSCLKKTKRNMMYTNVVVPEYDLTKKVKKFNVHHRSVIDNSKMIFGSLKDIFGISLPERGVPEGSEDLSTVRECIPESNEPMIDDFTVVQKPKNFLSKSLDGGFGGGGAKAKGNVKKYVHNVDEQLRRKNDEDLYAPSRKNSVEEEEKQRVEEEEEVVVQKPSDLPLAEQPRPAYRNKYIINGESTVFEHTGVSYCYDEEEGKSQATDDGIGTPKDLPIGESTSGSFIGKTQIKKKLSNIFQKMNVIGSNATTPSPSAAQAPAPLPPVPLLSRSGGDGALEEPKGLEQPTRMESSTISSCGSDHSSSVLSETKGGGTTPRENTNRELVSPRSSSKNRHLASPMRKKSLTTRLEPNSSRARMSPDLFNPAAAGRHHLVTLADEFDDILTVTTSNETDKDSSNDLVILDYPSTSSTPTPDGGEVPGEKVSPFVVPSSRRYNPMTASTSSASTSKSSLINRFLRNVTQKKILEATIKQNSFFQAKLGTERKLFESLVPKGVKALNRDLIEDLNAEIAMEIELSSSACQLDRIQLNEAHLDQGGYGLSLGEIKFDGGGVGVGEIPVDVFNGNRLHIFRNENEVLMKAFKLYNGYSREGYMTPVLVLLTDKTLYVTDQVQNRLCNKFVLPYSELDVILVGPYGNTVLLSNSARDMQQVLLAGGPYPADGLVSSLELCARRGGSVLPAIGQLTLDHLAPLQAFVRDNSNVSREDIWKYYAVVNVPAGTLGGEEEPLGPHIKGPLMHRRMSHAGFVDHWSAGYFLLKAGVLYLFGDASQKLPTWAVALAECQGARRSLNSGRPYCFELLLRTGALQLAAPDEYVASDWLQALVQAASGVRSSTLIPPLTITNHPTFQLFELQERRRTLGCTLIMTSNHLLTLREDFSAPLRRSTGAGGHSSANSSLMLSPAKENVNPNAQLPGGASRKLSNSNVLDTSSEISSIRSTGSTPTRFNSDRRSNSTTSTPTRGAANLQSPSRSYRPGSSIDAIIGTTGDDRSHTNMSSFYGKNSGVEVLTCASIDEMSAVKIPAISSNWWCILEFECQEVRENSDDLVVFFSTSSEQERFLSMLESIWHSKKEDPFPASIMTSGDDLYQHCSKLFLEINRSWEPLLTAALGYPQ, from the exons ATGGAGGTGGCCGTTTTAAAACCGG AAAACCCGGAAGACCTTCGAGGAAacggcaacaacaacaataacaatggTGCAATGGCCAGTTGTGACAAACTGCTGGAGGACGTGAGCCCGGTGGCGGCTGCAGCCGTCATGACAAGTAGCGTGGCCAGCCTGTTGGACGATACGACTCCCAGCGATTCCGGCATCCAGCTGCTGGATTCGGAGTCCAGTGGTGGGTTGAACGAGTCGATGATCTCCAGCGCCGGGGGGTTTGACTTTGCCGAGCTgcagaacaacaacaaaatggcCCTGGACAGTCCGGTGAAGGAGGAAGACCTCGGGAAGTTTGTCGAGATTGACATCCAGCAGGGGGAGAAGGAAGAGGTTGTGCCGGTGGCAACCGCTGAGGAAGTCGAGCAAGCAATCAGCCAGGTGCCGGACGAGATGGTGTCGAGCACCTGTTCGACGTTCGACACGGAGAACATTGTGTACCGGCGGCGGGCGAAGAAAGTGGTTCCGGCGGCAAACAAAACCCCGAAGAAGCGGGTTTCCTTTCAcgaagatattttgaaaaataccaaAACGGATAACATTCACATTGAGCATGGGTTCATTACGTACAAATCGGGTGCGAGCAAGAACAAGCAGCAGATTGGGGGCAAGGGCGGAAGGTACTCGTGGTGCACGGAGTACGGCGCTGGCGGTGACGATGACGGGTACGATCTTGGGGATGAGGACTCGGGCGAGAATCGGCAGTACGTGTACAGGAATGCGTGCTCGGACGTGCTGGATTATGGCAAAACTG ACGTTTTCGAGAACATCGAGGACGAGAAGCACTACGTCAAGTACGACAACTCGGGCGTGTTCGAGTACGGCCCGCCAACGGCGGCGGAACatcaccagcaacaacaacaacagcagcgcaAAGACTTCTACAAGTGCGCCTGCTCGGACTCAAACAGCAGCTTGGACTCGGGAAGTAGCAACGAAGGAGGCGCTGCGGCCGCAAATTACAAGCAGGGCAAGTCCAACAGCTGCGAGTGCATTGGCGGTGGCGGCGGTCAGCAGAACAATAACAATGTCATTTCGGACAATTGCTACTACAGCGAGCcaaacattgaacatctggACGAGTTTAATGGGAATGTTGGGGTGGGGGCTGCGGCTGCGGCTGGGGAGAAGGTGGTCAAGTCGGTTTGGAGTAAGGAGAAGAAACCCAAGAGTAGCTGCTTGAAGAAGACGAAGCGGAACATGATGTACACGAACGTGGTGGTGCCGGAGTACGATCTGACGAAGAAGGTGAAGAAGTTTAATGTGCACCATAGGTCGGTGATTGATAATAGCAAGATGATCTTCGGGTCGTTGAAGGATATCTTTGGGATTTCGCTGCCGGAGAGGGGAGTTCCGGAGGGTTCGGAAGATTTGTCTACGGTGCGGGAGTGCATCCCGGAGTCGAACGAGCCGATGATTGACGACTTTACCGTGGTGCAGAAGCCGAAGAACTTCCTGTCGAAGAGTTTGGACGGGGGATTCGGAGGAGGGGGTGCTAAGGCGAAGGGGAACGTGAAGAAGTACGTGCACAATGTGGATGAGCAGCTGCGTCGGAAGAACGATGAGGATTTGTACGCGCCGAGCAGGAAGAACAGCGTTGAAGAGGAGGAGAAGCAGcgggtggaggaggaggaggaagttGTGGTTCAGAAGCCGAGCGATTTGCCGTTGGCGGAACAGCCCAGACCTGCGTACAGGAACAAGTACATCATCAACGGGGAGAGTACCGTGTTTGAGCACACCGGAGTGTCGTACTGCTACGACGAGGAAGAGGGCAAGTCGCAGGCTACCGACGACGGCATCGGAACTCCGAAGGACCTCCCGATCGGGGAATCTACCAGCGGTTCCTTCATCGGCAAAACGCAAATCAAGAAGAAGCTTTCGAACATTTTCCAGAAAATGAACGTAATTGGGTCGAACGCGACAACGCCGTCACCTTCGGCGGCGCAAGCTCCAGCCCCATTGCCCCCGGTTCCACTGCTGAGCCGTAGTGGCGGCGACGGAGCGCTGGAAGAACCGAAGGGGCTCGAGCAGCCAACCCGGATGGAAAGCAGCACCATTTCTTCGTGCGGCAGTGATCACAGCTCGTCGGTGCTGTCCGAGACTAAGGGAGGTGGGACAACTCCTCGTGAGAATACCAACCGCGAGCTCGTCTCACCGCGAAGTTCCTCCAAGAACCGCCATCTGGCGTCCCCAATGCGGAAGAAGTCGCTCACGACGCGGCTCGAGCCGAACTCCTCGCGGGCCCGCATGAGTCCGGACTTGTTCAACCCGGCGGCCGCGGGGCGCCATCATCTGGTGACCCTGGCGGACGAGTTTGACGACATTTTGACGGTGACCACCAGCAACGAGACGGACAAGGACAGCTCGAACGACTTGGTGATTCTGGACTACCCGTCGACGAGTAGCACGCCGACGCCGGACGGCGGAGAGGTCCCTGGGGAGAAGGTCAGTCCGTTCGTGGTGCCGTCGTCGCGACGGTACAACCCGATGACGGCGTCCACCAGCTCCGCTTCGACGTCCAAGAGTTCGTTGATCAACCGGTTCTTGCGGAACGTCACGCAGAAGAAGATTCTGGAGGCGACCATCAAGCAGAACAGCTTCTTCCAGGCCAAGCTGGGCACCGAGCGGAAGCTGTTTGAGAGTCTCGTGCCGAAGGGGGTGAAGGCGCTGAACCGGGACCTGATTGAAGATCTGAACGCGGAGATCGCGATGGAGATCGAGCTGAGCTCGTCGGCTTGCCAGCTGGACCGGATTCAGCTGAACGAGGCCCACCTGGACCAGGGCGGGTACGGACTGTCGCTCGGGGAGATCAAGTTCGACGGGGGTGGCGTTGGGGTCGGGGAAATTCCAGTGGACGTCTTCAACGGGAACCGATTGCACATCTTCCGCAACGAGAACGAGGTGCTGATGAAGGCGTTCAAGCTGTACAACGGATACTCCCGGGAGGGGTACATGACACCGGTGCTGGTTCTCCTAACCGACAAAACGCTCTACGTCACGGATCAGGTGCAGAACCGGCTCTGCAACAAGTTCGTTCTGCCGTACTCGGAGCTGGACGTCATCCTGGTTGGTCCGTACGGAAATACCGTCCTGTTGAGCAACTCTGCACGAGACATGCAGCAGGTGCTGCTCGCCGGAGGTCCCTACCCGGCGGATGGCCTGGTCTCCAGCTTGGAACTGTGCGCTCGACGGGGTGGATCCGTCCTGCCGGCGATCGGACAACTAACCCTGGACCATCTTGCCCCGCTGCAAGCCTTTGTACGGGATAACTCCAACGTGAGTCGAGAGGACATCTGGAAGTACTACGCCGTGGTCAACGTGCCCGCCGGAACTCTCGGCGGCGAGGAGGAACCGCTGGGACCGCACATCAAGGGACCTCTCATGCACCGACGGATGTCCCACGCCGGCTTCGTGGACCACTGGTCCGCTGGATACTTTTTACTGAA GGCGGGAGTCCTGTACCTGTTCGGGGACGCCAGCCAGAAGCTTCCAACCTGGGCCGTCGCACTCGCCGAGTGCCAAGGCGCCCGCCGTTCGCTCAACTCCGGCCGACCGTACTGCTTCGAGCTGTTGCTGCGCACCGGCGCCCTCCAGCTGGCCGCTCCCGACGAGTACGTCGCGTCCGACTGGCTCCAGGCGCTGGTCCAAGCGGCCAGCGGGGTAAGATCCTCAACCTTAATCCCTCCTTTGACAATCACTAATCATCCAACCTTTCAGCTCTTCGAGCTCCAGGAACGCCGCCGTACGCTCGGCTGCACGCTCATCATGACCTCGAACCACCTGCTCACGCTGCGCGAGGACTTTAGCGCTCCGCTGCGCCGGTCTACCGGCGCAGGAGGTCACTCCAGCGCCAACTCCAGCTTGATGCTGTCCCCGGCGAAGGAGAACGTCAACCCGAACGCGCAGCTTCCCGGTGGAGCATCCAGAAAGCTCAGCAATTCCAACGTTCTGGACACGTCGTCGGAG ATAAGTTCGATCCGCTCGACGGGCAGCACGCCGACGCGGTTCAACAGCGACCGGCGCTCCAACTCGACGACGAGTACGCCGACCAGGGGTGCCGCCAACCTGCAGTCCCCGTCGCGGAGCTACCGGCCGGGCTCGTCGATTGACGCCATCATCGGGACCACCGGGGACGATCGGAGCCACACCAACATGAGCAGCTTCTACGGGAAGAACTCGGGCGTGGAGGTGCTGACGTGCGCGAGCATCGACGAGATGAGCGCCGTCAAGATTCCGGCCATCTCGTCGAATTGGTGGTGCATTCTG GAATTCGAATGCCAAGAGGTGCGCGAAAACTCGGACGACCTGGTGGTGTTCTTCTCGACCAGTTCCGAGCAGGAACGGTTCCTGTCGATGCTGGAGTCCATCTGGCACTCGAAGAAG GAGGATCCCTTCCCGGCGTCCATCATGACCAGCGGGGACGACCTGTACCAGCACTGTTCGAAGCTGTTCCTCGAGATCAACCGGTCGTGGGAACCGCTGCTGACGGCCGCCCTCGGTTATCCGCAGTAA